The following coding sequences are from one Candidatus Methylomirabilota bacterium window:
- the uvrB gene encoding excinuclease ABC subunit UvrB: protein MPSFRLVSDYAPQGDQPRAIRELTRWITAGRHDVVLVGVTGSGKTFTVASVIEAVQRPTLVISPNKTLAAQLYSEFKAFFPENAVEYFVSYYDYYQPEAYIPQSDTYIEKDALINDEIDRMRHSATKALFERRDVVIVASVSCIYGLGSPETYHAMHLSLAAGEERERDDILRQLVALHYERNDYDFHRGTFRVRGDVIEVFPASDETVALRVELFGDTVDAVYQIDPLKGQVLGRIGQAAIYPASHYVTPAEQLEQALSSIKVELDERLAFLRRAGKLLEAQRLEQRTLFDLEMLREIGYCHGIENYSRHLAGRKAGETPATLMDYFPKDTLVVIDESHVTVPQLRGMYHGDRSRKEALVEYGFRLPSAFDNRPLTFEEFTRVVGQVLFVSATPAEYEVARADGAVVEQIIRPTGLMDPAITVRPAGEQVDDLLHEIRARAERDERVLVTTLTKRMAEDLSEYYLQMGLRVRYLHSDIDTLERVEVIRDLRLGKFDALVGINLLREGLDLPEVSLVAILDADKEGYLRSGTSLIQTAGRAARNVRGEVIMYAGKLTDSMRFALSETERRRALQETYNREHGITPESIRRSIREVLRSVEERDYYTVEVGEAEERFESAEALERRIKALETEMKEAAKRLDFERAAELRDRIKGLRKLDLSLRQ from the coding sequence GTGCCGTCGTTCCGCCTCGTCTCCGACTACGCCCCCCAGGGCGACCAGCCGCGCGCCATCCGGGAGCTGACCCGCTGGATCACCGCCGGGCGCCACGACGTCGTCCTGGTGGGAGTGACCGGCTCCGGCAAGACCTTCACGGTGGCCTCGGTGATCGAGGCCGTCCAGCGCCCCACGCTGGTGATCTCGCCCAACAAGACGCTGGCCGCCCAGCTCTATAGCGAGTTCAAGGCGTTCTTCCCGGAGAATGCCGTGGAGTACTTCGTCTCCTACTACGACTACTACCAGCCCGAGGCCTACATCCCGCAGAGCGACACCTACATCGAGAAGGACGCCCTGATCAACGACGAGATCGACCGGATGCGGCATTCGGCCACCAAGGCGCTCTTCGAGCGTCGCGACGTGGTCATCGTGGCCTCGGTCTCCTGCATCTACGGCCTCGGCTCCCCCGAGACCTACCACGCGATGCACCTGAGCCTGGCCGCGGGAGAGGAGCGGGAGCGGGACGACATCCTCCGCCAGCTGGTGGCGCTCCACTACGAGCGGAACGACTACGATTTCCACCGCGGTACCTTCCGCGTGCGTGGCGACGTGATCGAGGTTTTCCCGGCCTCCGACGAGACCGTGGCCCTCCGCGTCGAGCTGTTCGGCGACACGGTGGACGCCGTCTACCAGATCGATCCCCTGAAGGGGCAGGTCCTCGGTCGGATCGGGCAGGCCGCCATCTACCCGGCCAGCCACTACGTGACGCCGGCCGAGCAGCTCGAGCAGGCGCTCTCATCGATCAAGGTCGAGCTGGACGAGCGGCTGGCCTTCCTGCGGCGGGCCGGGAAGCTGCTCGAGGCCCAACGGCTCGAGCAGCGGACGCTCTTCGACCTCGAGATGCTCCGCGAGATCGGCTACTGCCACGGGATCGAGAACTACTCGCGCCACCTGGCCGGCCGGAAGGCGGGGGAGACCCCGGCCACGCTGATGGACTATTTCCCGAAGGACACCCTGGTGGTGATCGACGAGAGCCACGTGACGGTGCCCCAGCTCCGCGGGATGTACCACGGCGACCGGTCCCGGAAGGAGGCGCTGGTCGAGTACGGCTTCCGCCTCCCGTCGGCGTTCGACAACCGCCCGCTGACCTTCGAGGAGTTCACCCGGGTCGTGGGCCAGGTGCTGTTCGTCTCGGCCACCCCCGCCGAGTACGAGGTGGCCCGGGCCGACGGCGCGGTGGTCGAGCAGATCATCCGGCCGACCGGCCTCATGGACCCGGCCATCACGGTCCGGCCGGCCGGCGAGCAGGTGGACGACCTCCTCCACGAGATCCGCGCCCGCGCCGAGCGCGACGAGCGGGTCCTGGTCACCACGCTCACCAAGCGCATGGCCGAGGACCTCAGCGAGTACTACCTCCAGATGGGACTCCGGGTCCGCTACCTCCACTCGGATATCGACACGCTCGAGCGGGTCGAGGTGATCCGGGACCTCCGGCTCGGGAAGTTCGACGCCCTCGTCGGGATCAACCTCCTGCGGGAGGGGCTCGATCTCCCCGAAGTGTCGCTGGTGGCCATCCTCGACGCCGACAAGGAGGGCTACCTCCGCTCGGGAACCTCGCTGATCCAGACCGCCGGGCGGGCCGCCCGGAACGTCCGCGGCGAGGTGATCATGTACGCCGGCAAGCTCACCGACTCCATGCGCTTCGCGCTCTCGGAGACCGAGCGGCGGCGCGCCCTCCAGGAGACCTACAACCGGGAGCACGGCATCACTCCCGAGTCGATCCGGCGCTCGATCCGGGAGGTCCTCCGCTCGGTGGAAGAGCGCGACTACTACACGGTCGAGGTCGGCGAGGCCGAGGAGCGCTTCGAGTCGGCCGAGGCCCTGGAGCGGCGGATCAAGGCCCTGGAGACGGAGATGAAGGAGGCCGCCAAGCGGCTCGACTTCGAGCGGGCGGCCGAGCTGCGGGACCGCATCAAGGGGCTCCGGAAGCTCGACCTCTCTCTTCGGCAGTAG
- a CDS encoding HNH endonuclease: protein MDEVAVLVLNGSFEPLHFTNARRAITLLLAGKAETVEPSPRVVRSPSRAFPLPSVIRLVIYIRKPFVERVAFNKKNILRRDHYMCQYCGRRGDRLTVDHVTPRSKGGETTWTNVVAACLRCNLHKGNRTLGEAGMSLVHQPTHPQFLFSIHLLRHPHASLFFDAWRKYLTAVPAVIPSGV from the coding sequence ATGGACGAGGTTGCCGTACTGGTGCTCAATGGTAGCTTCGAGCCCCTCCACTTCACGAATGCCCGCCGGGCGATCACCCTCCTTCTCGCTGGCAAGGCCGAAACCGTCGAGCCTTCTCCCCGGGTCGTGCGTTCACCGTCCCGGGCCTTCCCGCTCCCGTCGGTCATCCGCCTGGTCATCTACATCCGGAAGCCCTTCGTGGAGCGGGTCGCCTTCAACAAGAAGAACATCCTGCGGCGCGATCACTACATGTGCCAGTACTGCGGGCGGCGGGGGGATCGATTGACCGTCGACCACGTCACCCCGCGCTCGAAGGGCGGGGAGACGACCTGGACCAACGTGGTAGCGGCCTGCCTGCGCTGCAACCTCCACAAGGGCAACCGGACGCTCGGCGAGGCGGGGATGTCGCTCGTGCATCAGCCGACGCACCCTCAGTTCCTGTTCTCGATTCACCTCCTGCGGCACCCCCACGCGTCGCTGTTCTTCGACGCCTGGCGGAAGTACCTGACGGCCGTCCCGGCCGTCATCCCGTCCGGCGTCTGA
- a CDS encoding DUF126 domain-containing protein, which yields MGALSERLAAQPIIAGRGEGLALVSAEPLSFWGDVDPATGRVVNPRHPLHGERLEGRVLVFPQGRGSCTTSNILLELIRTHQAPAAIVSRSVEPVLAVGPLVGEALYGRTIPMVTLDAGAFGRIRPGDWLVVDAVRGEVERRGP from the coding sequence GTGGGAGCGCTGAGCGAGCGGCTGGCCGCGCAGCCGATCATCGCGGGGCGCGGTGAGGGCCTGGCGCTGGTCTCGGCCGAGCCGCTCTCGTTCTGGGGCGACGTGGACCCGGCGACGGGTCGCGTCGTGAATCCGCGCCACCCCCTCCACGGTGAGCGGCTCGAGGGCCGTGTCCTCGTGTTTCCCCAGGGGCGCGGCTCCTGCACGACCTCGAACATCCTGCTCGAGCTGATCCGGACGCATCAGGCGCCGGCCGCGATCGTCAGCCGCTCGGTGGAGCCGGTCCTGGCGGTGGGCCCGCTGGTGGGGGAGGCGCTCTACGGGCGGACGATCCCCATGGTCACGCTCGATGCCGGCGCCTTCGGCCGGATCCGCCCGGGTGACTGGCTCGTCGTGGACGCCGTGCGCGGCGAGGTGGAGCGGAGGGGCCCGTGA
- a CDS encoding aconitase X catalytic domain-containing protein: MELTREEQAWLDGRGGEATRLALGLVVRMGELFGAERLLPITQAHIDACLYTNDAGLEFAERFAALGARVRVPTTLNVTARDIRRWEAFRVPPDWAEKSRRLEAAYQGLGCLPTWTCAPYEQGLVPRFGQQVAWGESNAVAYVNTVIGARTNRYADFLDVACAISGRAPAFGLHLDAPRRGQVLVDLRQLPETLRAHPSLYPILGYHIGALTGDRIPVLDGVPPSVRATDLKAFCAAGASSGALALAHVVGVTPEAPTREAAFQGRAPEETLVVTRADLRAARARLSPAPVDGVDFVKLGCPHLSLAEAVEVAERVAGRRVRSGLEFWVSTSRAVAHHLGESGRLAALESAGVRLLTDTCAMTTRIDGWGFTHMLTNSAKQAHYALASGLEATVASLEDCVMYALGDGALEAEEALWER; this comes from the coding sequence GTGGAGCTGACGCGAGAAGAGCAGGCCTGGCTCGACGGACGGGGCGGGGAGGCCACGCGGCTCGCGCTCGGGCTGGTGGTGCGGATGGGCGAGCTGTTCGGCGCCGAGCGCCTGCTGCCGATCACCCAGGCCCACATCGACGCCTGCCTCTACACGAACGATGCCGGGCTCGAGTTTGCCGAGCGCTTCGCGGCGCTGGGCGCGCGGGTGCGCGTGCCGACGACGCTGAACGTGACCGCCCGCGACATCCGGCGCTGGGAGGCCTTTCGCGTGCCGCCGGACTGGGCCGAGAAGAGCCGCCGGCTCGAGGCCGCCTACCAGGGCCTGGGCTGCTTGCCGACGTGGACCTGCGCCCCCTACGAGCAGGGCCTCGTCCCGCGCTTCGGCCAGCAAGTGGCCTGGGGCGAGTCGAACGCGGTCGCTTACGTCAACACCGTGATCGGGGCCCGCACGAACCGCTACGCCGATTTCCTCGACGTGGCCTGCGCCATCAGCGGCCGGGCGCCCGCCTTCGGCCTCCACCTGGACGCGCCGCGCCGCGGCCAGGTGCTGGTGGATCTCCGCCAGCTTCCCGAGACGCTGCGGGCCCACCCGAGCCTGTATCCGATTCTCGGCTACCACATCGGCGCGCTCACCGGTGACCGCATCCCGGTCCTCGACGGCGTGCCGCCGAGCGTGCGCGCCACCGACCTCAAGGCCTTCTGCGCGGCGGGCGCGAGCTCGGGCGCGCTCGCCCTCGCCCACGTGGTCGGCGTCACGCCGGAAGCCCCCACCCGCGAGGCGGCGTTCCAGGGGCGGGCGCCCGAGGAGACCCTGGTCGTCACGCGGGCCGACCTCCGGGCCGCGCGCGCGCGACTGTCGCCGGCGCCCGTCGACGGCGTGGACTTCGTGAAGCTCGGCTGCCCGCACCTCTCGCTGGCCGAGGCGGTCGAGGTGGCGGAGCGCGTGGCCGGGCGCCGCGTCCGCTCGGGCCTCGAGTTCTGGGTGTCGACCAGCCGGGCCGTCGCCCATCACCTGGGTGAGTCGGGCCGCCTGGCCGCGCTGGAGTCGGCGGGCGTCCGGCTCCTCACCGACACCTGCGCGATGACGACGCGCATCGACGGCTGGGGCTTCACCCACATGCTGACCAACTCGGCGAAGCAGGCCCACTACGCGCTGGCCAGCGGGCTGGAGGCGACGGTCGCCTCGCTGGAGGACTGCGTGATGTATGCGCTCGGCGACGGGGCCCTCGAGGCCGAGGAGGCCCTGTGGGAGCGCTGA
- a CDS encoding proline dehydrogenase family protein, with the protein MLRSLLLQLSTQPAIGRAMDRLPVSKRLVRRFVAGERPEDALAVLARLDAAGFHSAVTYLGENVTTPKAAREAADTYGFLLEEIHRRGLRTTPSLKLTHLGLDLGQEVARENAERVLERAGPTRVWLDMEGSAYTDRTLAMYRILRARWANVACVVQAYLYRTEADLKALIPGPNPLVVRLCKGAYREPPNLAFPRKPDVDRNYARLAGLLLSPDAQRARVYPGFATHDERLIRVLLDKARDLRVGLDRFEFQMLYGIRPDLHATITAAGARLRVLVPFGEDWYGYFVRRLAERPANLGFLLKNLVRS; encoded by the coding sequence GTGCTCCGAAGCCTGCTCCTCCAGCTCTCGACGCAGCCTGCCATCGGCCGCGCGATGGACCGACTCCCGGTCTCCAAGCGGCTGGTGCGGCGCTTCGTGGCAGGGGAGCGGCCTGAGGATGCCCTCGCGGTCCTGGCCCGGCTCGACGCCGCCGGCTTCCACTCGGCGGTCACCTACCTCGGCGAGAACGTCACCACTCCCAAGGCCGCGCGCGAGGCGGCCGACACCTATGGCTTTCTGCTCGAGGAGATTCACCGCCGCGGGCTCCGCACGACGCCGTCGCTGAAGCTCACCCACCTCGGGCTCGACCTCGGCCAGGAGGTCGCCCGCGAGAACGCGGAACGCGTGCTCGAGCGGGCCGGCCCGACCCGCGTCTGGCTCGACATGGAGGGCAGCGCGTACACCGACCGCACGCTCGCCATGTACCGGATCCTGCGCGCCCGCTGGGCCAACGTGGCATGCGTGGTCCAGGCCTACCTCTACCGGACCGAGGCCGACCTCAAGGCGCTGATCCCGGGGCCGAACCCGCTGGTGGTCCGGCTGTGTAAGGGCGCGTACCGCGAGCCGCCGAATCTCGCCTTTCCCCGGAAGCCCGACGTCGACCGGAACTACGCGCGGCTGGCCGGGCTCCTCCTCTCCCCGGATGCTCAGCGTGCGCGGGTCTACCCGGGCTTCGCGACCCACGACGAGCGGCTCATTCGCGTGCTCCTCGACAAGGCGCGGGATCTGAGGGTCGGGCTCGACCGCTTCGAATTCCAGATGCTCTACGGCATCCGACCGGACCTGCACGCGACGATCACGGCGGCCGGGGCCCGGCTGCGCGTCCTGGTGCCGTTCGGCGAGGACTGGTACGGCTACTTCGTCCGCCGCCTGGCCGAGCGGCCGGCGAACCTCGGCTTCCTGCTGAAGAACCTGGTGCGGAGCTGA
- a CDS encoding Ppx/GppA phosphatase family protein produces MRLAAIDLGSNTVRLLVADVDSEGGLRPVHGEQVVVRLGEGLAQHGVLAPAAMERALAAVREYATRARALGARRVLAVATAAVREADNRDEFVGRLAGVPGLEVRVVSGDEEARLTLLGVASGVAPAAGSYCVLDIGGGSTELIVASGTRYVSAVSLRLGVVPLVERFLHADPVDWAEYSACVAHVEACLAAAAWPEIRPLGPRALVGTAGTITTLAALDLGLAAYDPARVQGHRLTVTAVRALRERLGALHVAERARLPCLEPGRADLIIPGIAVVLGVLEGLGLAELIVSDAGLREGILVGAGGLSPEVDRGPR; encoded by the coding sequence GTGCGGCTGGCGGCCATCGACCTCGGGAGCAACACCGTCCGGCTTCTGGTCGCCGATGTCGATTCGGAAGGAGGGCTCCGGCCCGTACACGGGGAGCAGGTCGTGGTCCGACTCGGCGAGGGGCTCGCGCAGCACGGCGTCCTGGCCCCGGCGGCCATGGAGCGGGCGCTCGCCGCGGTCCGGGAGTACGCGACGCGCGCCCGGGCGCTGGGCGCCCGGCGCGTGCTGGCCGTCGCGACGGCGGCGGTTCGTGAGGCCGACAACCGCGACGAGTTCGTCGGGCGGCTGGCCGGCGTGCCCGGCCTCGAGGTGCGGGTCGTGAGTGGGGACGAGGAAGCGCGGCTCACGCTGCTCGGCGTGGCCTCGGGGGTCGCGCCGGCAGCGGGATCCTACTGTGTTCTCGACATCGGCGGCGGGAGCACCGAGCTCATCGTGGCCAGCGGGACCCGGTACGTCAGCGCCGTCAGCCTGCGGCTCGGTGTCGTGCCGCTGGTGGAGCGCTTCCTCCATGCCGACCCGGTCGACTGGGCCGAGTACTCGGCCTGCGTGGCGCACGTCGAGGCGTGCCTGGCTGCTGCGGCCTGGCCCGAGATCCGCCCGCTGGGACCGCGCGCGCTCGTCGGGACGGCGGGAACGATCACCACGCTCGCGGCGCTCGACCTGGGGCTGGCAGCGTACGATCCGGCCCGCGTCCAGGGCCACCGCCTGACCGTCACCGCCGTCCGGGCGCTCCGGGAGCGCCTCGGCGCCCTCCACGTCGCCGAGCGCGCGCGCCTGCCGTGTCTCGAGCCCGGCCGCGCGGACCTCATCATCCCCGGAATCGCCGTCGTCCTCGGGGTGCTCGAAGGTCTCGGGCTGGCCGAGCTGATCGTCTCCGACGCCGGGCTTCGCGAAGGCATCCTCGTGGGCGCGGGGGGGCTCTCGCCCGAAGTCGACCGGGGGCCGCGCTGA